The proteins below come from a single Aegilops tauschii subsp. strangulata cultivar AL8/78 chromosome 6, Aet v6.0, whole genome shotgun sequence genomic window:
- the LOC109739402 gene encoding LOW QUALITY PROTEIN: uncharacterized protein (The sequence of the model RefSeq protein was modified relative to this genomic sequence to represent the inferred CDS: deleted 2 bases in 1 codon; substituted 1 base at 1 genomic stop codon), with the protein MKNKNGRRNLNATRKATRNEDAAGNGDMLSNLPNDLLLNILDRVDTLDAIRTCILSKQMLKVPAMLTRIFLSVSSIPGLHDRVVITSELLRTNSAVAHVTDSILSTRSPEITISNLRIRFILTQDDSLTIAKSVARAMATRTVDAAEFEMTTEKAYKISSPDDLLRFGKQFNDFIGACPDIFAGLRRPWLRNMRFGELDIPNILSTCKLLESLRLTYCDSGIHSVLQVEHALLVELEVDYGQFERIELICLPKLQRVSYTGWYSYEDPLHFGFVPQLSKPSLTKTGVSSDKTLELTTFLANVPSITDLHLDFRSEKIWVLPECPKLLTTMLSKLQHVNLDNLPEGCDLAWTMFILEAAPSLKALCITVWDHWCIMATDKEFQKENGFCEKADLKWKPYAPAFKHKNLAKLTIYGFQPDGNFMRYIRCVVEAAVNMAEISLHDRKVWTLWXLGSRDQRQGLSIKISTDC; encoded by the exons ATGAAGAACAAAAATGGTCGCCGCAAT CTAAATGCAACACGGAAAGCGACTCGCAACGAAGACGCTGCTGGCAACGGCGACATGCTTAGCAATCTGCCCAATGACCTTCTGCTCAACATCCTTGACAGGGTGGACACACTCGATGCTATAAGGACCTGCATCCTATCCAAGCAAATGCTGAAGGTCCCTGCCATGCTCACGCGGATCTTCCTGAGTGTTAGTTCCATTCCAGGTCTCCATGATCGGGTTGTCATCACCAGTGAGTTGCTCCGGACCAACAGTGCCGTGGCTCATGTAACGGATAGCATCTTGAGCACAAGGAGCCCGGAGATCACCATCAGCAATCTCAGAATCAGATTTATCTTGACGCAAGATGACTCTCTCACCATTGCCAAATCCGTTGCCCGTGCCATGGCGACCCGGACGGTTGACGCAGCTGAGTTTGAGATGACAACGGAGAAGGCTTATAAGATATCCTCTCCCGACGATCTCCTCCGCTTCGGGAAGCAGTTCAATGATTTTATCGGTGCTTGTCCGGATATATTCGCTGGCCTTAGGCGCCCGTGGCTGCGCAATATGAGGTTTGGTGAACTGGACATTCCCAACATCCTCAGCACTTGCAAGCTCTTGGAGTCTTTACGTTTAACCTATTGCGACTCGGGGATCCATTCTGTACTCCAAGTAGAACATGCTCTACTTGTTGAGCTCGAGGTTGACTATGGGCAATTTGAGAGAATCGAGCTGATATGTCTACCAAAACTCCAACGGGTGAGCTATACTGGTTGGTACTCTTATGAAGATCCCCTTCATTTTGGTTTTGTACCGCAGCTTTCAAAGCCGAGCCTCACTAAAACTGGCGTCTCTTCGGATAAGACTCTTGAGTTAACTACGTTCCTTGCTAATGTTCCTTCCATAACCGATCTGCATCTGGATTTTAGAAGTGAAAAG ATTTGGGTTCTACCAGAATGCCCGAAGCTGCTCACGACTATGCTCAGCAAACTACAACATGTGAATCTGGACAATCTTCCTGAAGGATGTGATTTAGCTTGGACAATGTTTATTCTTGAAGCTGCACCCTCCCTAAAAGCTCTGTGCATCACAGTATGGGATCACTGGTGCATAATGGCGACAGACAAAGAGTTTCAGAAGGAAAATGGTTTCTGCGAAAAGGCAGACCTGAAGTGGAAGCCGTATGCCCCTGCTTTCAAGCACAAGAATCTGGCTAAGCTTACCATATATGGCTTCCAACCTGACGGCAACTTTATGCGATACATCAGGTGTGTTGTGGAAGCTGCGGTAAATATGGCAGAGATATCTCTGCATGACAGGAAG GTGTGGACGCTGTGGTGACTTGGATCCCGAGATCAAAGACAAGGTTTGTCCATCAAGATATCCACGGACTGCTGA